A DNA window from Vibrio sp. CDRSL-10 TSBA contains the following coding sequences:
- a CDS encoding LuxR C-terminal-related transcriptional regulator, with product MQVSYQEYHALGEAISALHSPQFSSRLIDVLQSVLSFDCAVILGHRLDKHPIYLYDSLPARRELLFQHYLTHAYQHDPFYLKVAREHSEGVFHWREVAGSESAQREYQHQFYAATGWQDEITLAVNLEGQRSIVIHLGFLSSHNAVTKEEMHALEQRFATLAALCRQHWNPQPLILAESGQAPQDLRHWVEAAIASFGHARLSPREQQITALLIQGLDSQDISEQLGISHGTVKNHRKRIYAQLNVASLSELFQLFLNHLIGAASR from the coding sequence ATGCAGGTCAGTTATCAGGAATATCACGCACTCGGTGAAGCGATCAGCGCGCTGCACAGCCCGCAGTTCAGCTCGCGTCTTATTGACGTGCTGCAAAGCGTGCTCAGCTTCGATTGCGCGGTGATTCTTGGTCATCGGCTGGATAAACATCCGATCTATCTGTATGACTCCCTGCCGGCCAGACGTGAGCTGCTGTTTCAGCATTACCTGACCCACGCTTATCAGCATGACCCGTTTTATCTCAAAGTGGCGCGCGAGCATAGCGAAGGGGTATTTCACTGGCGCGAGGTGGCGGGCAGTGAATCGGCGCAGCGCGAATATCAACATCAGTTTTATGCCGCCACCGGCTGGCAAGATGAAATCACTCTGGCGGTTAATCTTGAAGGCCAGCGCAGCATCGTGATTCATCTCGGGTTTCTGTCATCGCACAATGCCGTCACTAAAGAAGAGATGCACGCGTTAGAGCAACGTTTTGCCACGCTGGCGGCGTTATGCCGTCAGCACTGGAACCCGCAGCCGCTAATACTGGCCGAAAGCGGCCAGGCGCCGCAGGATTTGCGCCACTGGGTTGAAGCAGCGATTGCCAGTTTCGGACATGCCCGGCTCAGCCCGCGCGAGCAGCAGATCACGGCGCTGCTGATTCAGGGCCTCGACTCACAGGACATTTCCGAACAGCTCGGGATCAGCCACGGCACAGTGAAGAATCACCGCAAACGGATTTATGCGCAGCTCAATGTCGCTTCGCTGAGCGAGCTGTTTCAGCTGTTTTTAAATCACCTGATTGGCGCGGCTTCGCGCTGA